The Magallana gigas chromosome 6, xbMagGiga1.1, whole genome shotgun sequence genome includes the window TGGTTCTTCCTTCATAAAACGATTCAAGAAAaggaaatattatataattatatatattatatactaaTGGAAAACGGTTTAGATCCAAACACCTGTATCGTATTCGTATTTGATAACCTAGTTTATTAAGTGACCAAAGTAATCTAAATTggtcatttcttatcattttgcTTTCTTTGTATTATGTTTCAcgtcaatatacatgtatacaatacaatgaaatatttgtgGATCTTTGCTGTAGCACCCGTGCTAGTGCTTTCTACAGGTGAAAAATAATTTCTCGTTCTCTTGATTAGCTATTAAGATTAAACATTTGTTTGTCTACTGTTAAACgtgatttattcaaattaagatTCACTGCTTTATAttgacatgtttttaaaaaaaagaaaatctaaagttagtcttttcaaaatataaatgcagAACATTATATCtcaatgaatgttttaaaaggATCAATTCtgtgtaagaatcaaaattcggtggccacgcatagtcaaggattttttatcatagtttacTGTTTGATAGATTTTGATAAGTAACAAAGCCTAAAACCATTTATTTGTCGCTATGTAGTCATGTTAACAAAGGGAAAAAtgtgcatttgaatgcttatttacaaacatattgtgagtaatgGCAACAATTCGGGTTTCAAGGGTAGaatatattatcaaatttaaaaaaaaatgttttgaggTAGAGAAAACATTTATGGAGAAACGCATAGTTTTAAAGTGCCTCAATAGTAACTAaacagaattttcaaaataagaccccccccccccccaatttgaaatttaagcgcaaatcttaatttatttatttttttacacattattataattgtttattaaagaatttaaatatcaaaatttgctACGGTTACAAGCTGAAAAATTCTAATAATTTGAGGTTTTTGAAGGGgtataaaaattttactttttgatattgttaagaaaaaatcttctttagtgcaacatattaaaaaatctgaattttattcaaataactaccgttgttattgatttttcaaaaagtaagaatttctgtgtgatcttctatggtattttatttccatagcaacaacaaATCTGTGTAGCATAACAAAGCCTTGATATTGAGGTGGattttaaaatggattttttttttctaaaaatctcTAAAATCAGGAATAAGAGCCTTTCAAAAGCGCCTTTTTTCATTTATTGgccttgttaccatagcaacaggtgtcatttttatttataaaatgtttattgcaTAAACAATGATAGggatgtaaaaatttaatagTTACTAAATTTGgcttataaaaaaacaacaacacaaaaaatgatttcaatttcaattacaTAGAATTAATGTCAAATATGTTGAAACAGCTGATTTCCGTTATATTTTTGCCAACAATTAATTCACTAGATAAATTATttcttagtttaaaaaaattaaaatggtatGTACCgagttataatatttttttatgaagagAAAAATAGAACGTTTATTATCGTATCACATTTCAAATATTCATCATGGTTTAAGTAAAATCATATGAACGGTTAATCGTTTGCATAGAACACCAACCCATTTTGCGTCAAGGGGCTCACacagtgatacatgtactaattatgTCCGTTACCCGTATAATTATAATACCCAAGGCAACGAAGTTGCGAGGGGTATAATGTTTTTGACTTGTCCGTCAGTGCTGTATTTTTAAAGCGCAACTCCTCTTAAGCCGCTGTACGGAATTTCGTAAAACGTTGTAGGTATTTAGGACACCATGTGTGGATGTAAATATTACCAATACCATTCTAATTCCATTCTTTTTCTGAGAATTTTGGCCCTTTTGAACTTAAATTTTCGCTAAATACTATGTAGATGTGCGTATtcctttggaattatttttctAGGAATTTGGACCCTGGTTAACTTCTActtttgtacatatattgaaTAAGATAATAAATTTGTAGGAGCTACTTTTCTCAAACCGCTGAACAGAACGCAGTTTCGTGAAACTTTATAGGTATTTAGGACAGAATAAGTAGATGCACATATTACCAAGAAAATGCAGAGTCAATTATTTTTCTGGGAATTTTGTCCCTTTTGAGTTTTagggttttatgtatttttttttaagacaaaGTAAATGGGCATATTTGCAGAAAGTTTTGATCTGATAATTATGTTGCAAGTTATgccaatttatttaattattttacgtatttaatgCCATTCATTATGTATGGCATTGTCAAGTAATAAAGAGGGGAGCGTGGGGTATCTAAGCTTgctcactttttttttaaatttattataattttgtattgtagACTGCCCAGCAGGATGGACAGgttatcaaaataaatgtttcttCTTTTCTCATACAATGGAAACATGGAGTAGTGCTTCGGTAAAATATGCTGCTATTGTCTGTTGAAATCAGCAAAGAACTGTTTGTTAAAGCTAATGTATGTATAAGCCCTTAAATATATTTTGGCCCCCATGTTATTTTCGACTGCTCCTGGGTTGTATATATTACGAGAGCTgtttttttcaagtaaaaaaacCTAACTTCACTAGACaatgtattaattaaaatatatatgactATTGTGTTCTTCATTGACGTtgatttgttcatttgtttactTTTGCATTTGTGCCAATGACAATTACATTATTAGCCAGGCTTTGCTTAAATGTTGTGATGTTACATTTTCAAACACTATATTGCAAGatctatttttacattatacaAGTATAATTATACAAAGCAAACATTCAGAAAACAATGTTCTACATTTACTTTTAGGCTGTTTGCCAGTCTTTCAAATCAATGCTTGCTGAACCTAAAACGACTGCAGAAATTGGTTTCTTATCTGGAGAACTTCAGCATTTTGGTAACTAACTCTTCCAGAATCAACGTTACAGCAAGTTCAAACGAACGTTGTTGGCgagatcttttttttcaattatgaaATACCAAACAAGGCAAGAGGCCTACAGGCCTTGATGGTCACCTGGCAGTCATTTATGAGTCAAAACCCTAATCAAAGactcctctgactctaacccccCTTTTGTCAACACCCTAGCTTCAGGATACATTGTTACCGTTTGGTAAAAGGGGCCTATTATGTtcaatcttttataatattcagtTTCAGGAAATTTTagttaaatgtaaaattgtaacgGACGATGCATCAACGGCAATTGGGTACAGGACAGAAAGCTGATGAATTCATAAATGCcgttttatctccgactaccgccatattagttttcgATTTCTATTGTAACACGCATCGCTATACACCCCCTATTTATTATCTCCTTCGTTTC containing:
- the LOC105337419 gene encoding C-type lectin domain family 3 member A, giving the protein MFHVNIHVYNTMKYLWIFAVAPVLVLSTDCPAGWTGYQNKCFFFSHTMETWSSASAVCQSFKSMLAEPKTTAEIGFLSGELQHFGIADIWVGITDIITENQWVYDSSLTPIEVNNWGPREPNGHSVENCVIMSGYFHGKFADVECHSPRKFICERAARIDGELIG